The genomic stretch TGAAAACGGGTAAAGCAGCTGCCCAGCCCTACCTTTTCACCACTTCGACTGATGCGGACGTGGTTCCCTCGTCGTGAAAGAAGTAATGAAAGGGAAGCCCCGGGGCAAACCGCCTTTGTTGTTGCCTGGATAGCTTTCTAGAGCAGAGATCTAGCAACGCATTCTAGGCACAGATCATTGGTATTGGATGCATCGTTAGGTTGTGCCGAGTAAAATCTGCTCCGTTTTTTTCCGTTGCAGAAAGGAGATCCCTTCCCCCCGCTTTAAAAAATTCTGATGATGAAGTCCGCGGGGCTGCAGGTACTATGGATCCTCTGACTCCCAATCGGGTTGCCTTCCCAGGTCTCGCCGGTCTTGCCTGTAGGTCGTGATGTGCCTCGAGATGGCCGTCTCCTGTCCCCCTGCCGGTGGGGGATCCGCTCCCGGGTCGTCGCTTGCGTCTTATGGCCTGTCCTCTAGGCACCTTTTGAAGGCAGGGAGTGTGACAACGTACACGCTTCCCTTTACTCCATAGGCCTTCTCATCAGTTGCAGGGTTTGGTGGCCCGAAATTGACTTGGCTTCGCCAAAAGGCCTCATCTCTAGAAGCCCGGCTCGCGAGGCGTCCCTCTCGCAGTAGGGTTCCAAACCTCGCCTCGCTCTTGTGACATGCTATGTTTCCCCTCTTCATTCCCGAGTAAAGGGTGAGTCCCATGCGTCAGTTTGTGGATCGCGGTCTCACGCACTAATCCCTACAGGTGCCCGTAGTAGGCCGGCCGCCCTACCTAAACCAATCATCATATCGGTCCCTAGGCCCCATTGCTGGAAAGGCTCGGCTTCAAAACCGTACGTGGAGCTTCCGCCTCATACGGCTCCTCTAGGGATGGAGGTAGGCCCAGCCCAGGCTTGTGCGGTTAAGGTTGTTGTACACGAGAGCAAGAGCAGAGCAGGGAAGGAGCTGTGGCTTATGCGTGGGATTCGGTGTCGCCACCGGATCGGCGCCAAAGCATACGTTGCTTTAAAGTTGTGATTGTTGTGGCGTCCCCGCTCACAACTCCATCCCTTAGTCTAGAAAGGTTTTCTAGGGAATCCTCGCCCGTGAAGGTACGAGGATTGTCGAGGGCGCGCGCACCCCGTCCCATCCAATCTCCACCTGGGTGAAGGCCCGCCATGACCTGACAGATATCGACCTTGACCTCGAATAGGTCTTCGGCTTGAATCCGGGCCATTTGAATTAAATGGGCAGAAGGAGAGGGGGATCCCCCCAAAAGCCTTCGTTGGATGGATTCCACACTATCCCCCCCTAGAATTTCATCGTGGGGGTAGGGATAGGGGACAGGGGCTGCTTGATTAGCAGCTTCCTGCATAACAGGAAGAGCGGGAGGCATAGCTTGTTCCCCCGGAAGCGGTTGATTGACCGTTGAGGTACTTCTACTACGCCCGGAACTGCCCGAATCCTCCACCAAATCGCTTGTATAAGTAAACAAATCCGAATTGGTGGATTCGGCAGCTCCGTGAGGCATCATGCCATTCCCGATGGAGACCCCCCCATCGGCACTGAATAGTGCCCGCAAAACGAATAAAAAAACCCAGGCAAGTCCCCCCGCGAGGCCTAATTTTAATAAAGCATAGGATAGGACTCGACTACCAAGAGATAACCCTATTTTAAATAGTAGAGAATTAAATAAATCTATCGAGCCGAGTTTCATACAAAGATAATAGAACACACCAAGTAAAGGAATAATTATTAGGAATGAATAGAAAAGGTGGAACAGTCGAGGAAGACCTAGTAAGATCAAAGAAACTAGCAGACTGATCACTAAATAGATACAAATAGGTGCAAATTCTGACATTACCACAAACCACTTGGTTCTTTCGCTCCATTATCGCGGAGCGGCATACcggaaaaaaagaaaaaagatcCGGGCCTGGTCTGGTCGACCCAATCATGATATTTCGACACATTGGGGCTATGGGACTCGAACCCAATTCCATCCAGGGCCCCTCTCACGGAACACCTAAAGAATTTCCGTTGGGCGAGAGCCCTTCTACTCGGCACCGTCGGATCACCGGACAAGTTTTTGATATTAATTCACTTGCAGTTTACTTGTCCGGTGTTTAGCCTATTAATTCACTTGACTTTAGGGAAGCCGGTTAAATGCTTTGCTTTGTGAGGGAAAAGCGGGCACAGCTCACGCACGGCACAAGAGGCAAGGAACTTTCAACAGGCATGGACGGCCGGCCTCCTTTTGAGGGTGAATGTCGGAAATCGTCTTCCCTTTGATGGACATTAAAAAGGATCCGCTAGGCTGTCTTACATGTCCCCAAAAGCTAAAGGGCTCCTTTCCTTCTTGATATCGCTGATGCGCCTTTAAGAGTTCTCGTTCTACTTCCTGTTAGCTGGTAGAGTATGAACTACGACCGATGGGATTGGTACAACCACGAATCTTTTGTTTGCTTTGTTTACAGCTGGCCTTACTTAAATAGGAGTTTCTGCTTCTAGCTAGCTTGCTTTGGGCAGAAAGACCTCGGGAAAGAAAAGATAAGGCAATTTAGTTCTCATCCGCCCTTGCCTGCGAGCCTAGGAGCAGCTTCACCTTGCGTCTGCTAACCGCTGCTAAAAAGCTAGTGACCGGTAATCCGATGCTACCACCAGACTAGCCGGTATACTATAGAATTAAGTTCACTGAACCCGCTGCCAAAGAAAAGTAAGCCTAAACCTCTCAACCCCCCGAGTCCGGGGCAAAGTTTACGTTCCCTAGGTTCCCCTCTTTCCCCCTGACTTCATGTTTTTCTGTCTTCTTTTGTGGATTCCAACTGAATTGTCATCTTTCCCGCCTTCCGCGCGGTTTCTTGGCTCAAGATATTCTGATTCCCCTAGTAGTCTGACTGCTCTTTCTCTCAAGCGAAGTGCTTCTCGGGACAAAGGGCAGAAGGGAAGGTAGCTCGTGATTCTCGTCTCGGTCTTCTCGAAAGGTAGTTGAGTTCCTTCGGGTGAGAAATAATAGGAATTGATCTAGCTATAGATATAGATAGAGTGTCAGATGAAAGGTTTCGCCCCTGACTCCTTTACTTATTGATGTCGCTGATCCGCCGTTATCGTATCAGGAAATGTGGGGCCGCTCTTTCTGACATAGGAACTTACTAAAAATCGAAAGTCCGCCTAAGGGAGAGAGAAGACTATAAACAATAAATCTAGGAGGTTTGAAGATGCTCGAGCAAAGCGAAGAGGTTTTACCTAGCATTAGAAACTGAATCCATTGTTGCTTGTTGCTTGTTATCCCTTGCTTTTAGTTAGGTATAACTCCTCTGTTATCTCCTTGTTCTAACCCTGTTGCTTCCTTTGCTTCGCCTGGAACTACCTTGCTAACACCTTCTTACTTACAGTCTTGCTGAGCTTAGGAAGTGAAGTTGTAGGGATGAAAAGCCTATATTTAACTTACAAACAAAGGCTGAAAGCTGGTGTTTGCCAGTCACAAGAGAGCATTAGTGCTTCCCGTTAGTCTTACGAGGAGGAGAAGCACGTAATGGGAACGAGGAGCTTCAGGTTGGTACATTGCACGCATTAAAACCTTAACTCTTATAACCTGTCTTTCCTTGTTATCCCTTGCTTTTAGCTCGGTATAACCCCTCTTCCTCTTGCATTTGCTTGTAATTCCTTGTTTCCCTCGTTCTTGTTTCTATCGTAGGTTCGGTAGTAGGTTCCAGCTTGCACATGCAGGATCCCCCCTTCGTCTTTCTTTTCTCCCGGCTATAGCGCGAGAGAAACGCGAACAGCTGATTCTCAAGCAGGGGATTCGTCGAAAACAACCTATCTGTCTACTTGCTTTCAGTTCTGTTCCCGTCTCGATCTTAGCTTAAAGCTCTCAACCTATTCTTGCGCCAAGTTCACTGCCTTAATTTAGGAGTGAAATAACCCGCTATGAGTAGAAGGGACTTTGCCGGGTATTCCTTCTTCTTGATAGCGCAGGGGCACAGCGGTAAATACCGAGGAAAGAAGATAATAAAATTTTATCCCACGCCACGGTAGATAGTGTTCAGTGGAGGAAGGAAGCCAGGCATAGGCGTATCCGCCTTGGAAGTTTTAATGCCCAAAGATGGTCCTTCGACAAGCCCTTTGCTAAAGCTTCTATGGATTGCACCTTTAGAAAGGAAATCAGCATTTAGGACAATTTTACCAACCAAGGAAAAATGGCACATTTCGATGTCTCGTAGGAAAGGAAATCCGATCTATGAAAAAATTCCCTAAAGAAAAGTGTCGATTTGACTTTTTAGGAGTAAGTAAAAAAGGTCCCTCGAATGGAATAATAGCTTTTCCGGAGGAAGTTACTTATTATATTATAATAGTTGATAGTTGATGTAAGAGAAGAAGTTCTTGGTTTGGTTGAATTCAATCAAAAAAAGTACCATTTTCAATTGAATCCTGAATCCCTTATTCTATAAATTTACTAAGAGAAGAAATCACGTAAGTGATAGAAAGAATCGTTCAGTAGGCTAATCTTGAAAGGTTTCCATTTTCGATTGAGAAAGCGGCAGGCCCAAAGAGCTCTCCAATAAGTGCACCGAAAGGGGCCGGAGAGACGGTCAACCTGAGATCGGCTAAGATCGAAAAGCACTTGGTTTACAGCCAAGCAACGACAAAGAAAAAAGAGTCCCATGTCTTTCTTGATTGGTAAACCCAACCAGCGATTTACAACAAACAAGTCTTTCCTCTTGTTGGGGGGAGCAGTTAAAAAATGAACCAAAGCAAATGAAATTAGAATGGCTATTCCTCACGATTGCTCCTTGTGATGCAGCGGAACCATGGCAATTAGGATTTCAAGACGCAGCAACACCTATGATGCAAGGAATAATAGACTTACATCACGATATCTTTTTCTTCCTCATTCTTATTTTGGTTTTCGTATCACGGATCTTGGTTCGCGCTTTATGGCATTTCCACTATAAAAAAAATCCAATCCCGCAAAGGATTGTTCATGGAACTACTATCGAGATTCTTCGGACCATATTTCCTAGTATCATCCCGATGTTCATTGCTATACCATCATTTGCTCTGTTATACTCAATGGACGAGGTAGTAGTAGATCCAGCCATGACTATCAAAGCTATTGGACATCAATGGTATCGGACTTATGAGTATTCAGACTATAACAGTTCCGATGAACAGTCACTCACTTTTGACAGTTATACGATTCCAGAAGATGATCTAGAATTGGGTCAATCACGTTTATTAGAAGTGGACAATAGAGTGGTTGTACCAGCCAAAACTCATCTACGTATTATTGTAACACCTGCTGATGTACCTCATAGTTGGGCTGTACCTTCCTTAGGTGTCAAATGTGATGCTGTACCTGGTCGTTTAAATCAGATCTCTATTTCGGTACAACGAGAAGGGGTTTACTATGGTCAGTGCAGTGAGATTTGTGGAACTAATCATGCCTTTACGCCTATCGTCGTAGAAGCTGTTCCTAGTAAAGATTATGGTTCTCGGGTATCCAATCAATTAATCCCACAAACAGGGGAAGCTTAAGCGGAAATGAAAGAGTAGGGTGAGGGATAAGGGGGGAAGCCACTAAATGGAAGGCTTCGCTCGCTCTAACGCTCGTTTAGTAGACAGCGAGTGGAGTGCATAAGCCCCTTTAGAGAGAGATAGGGGCGAGTACTACACGAGCTCGTAAGTCAAGTACGGAACGAGCGAAGGAGAGCGACCTCATCTTGCTTCTGGCGAAGCTTCTAGAAGGCCCACCACTTCATAGGAGCGCTAGCGAAGCCGTATAAAGGCAAACAGCTCGTATAGCTCGCAATAGCGAGCCTACTTATCGCTTTTTTTTGTTGACTTTACCGCGCAAGGAAAGTCAAGAATATCATCAGTAAGAGTGGTTGCTATTGACTTCTCGAGTATGCAAGGCCTTTTTTTCGTCTTTTTCGGCCTGTTGGTACTTGTCGAATTGAAACTAGAGAATCAGAAGATTCGCCAACATTACCTATTTTTTAAGTGGATTCGGGGCCGGTGTAAGTACGTGATTTCAAATAGCATGTTAAAAGCATATGATCCTCCTTTGACTGTTTAAGTACCATCTCCGCCTTTGCTATCTATGCTTCCTGGTCGCTAGActcattcttcttcttctacttTACTTCCAGCTACTCTGCTCTGAGCTTAAGAAAGGTTCAAAAGGTTGCCGGTATGTTATTTTTGTAGTTTTGAATTCCAGAACTGGTCAATTCCCCTTCCCCTTTCGGGAACTATCTTCTCTAGGGATTCCTATTCTATTTCTATTGACGTCTACAAAACAAAAAGTTTTGGTAACTAACTTACAGATTGTATCTTAAATAAAAGAAACATCCTTTCCTTCCTTTAAGCGGAATGGGGGGCAGACGACGAAGCAACATCGATAACAATGAAATCTGAGTCTGTGGTGGCAGACCCTTTCCTGGCCCCTACAATCAAGCAACCTCACCAATGTGAATGAAAGAAAGGGCACCACATACATCTCGACTAGTTCGTGCCTGCGGAGCGAACAAAAACCTCTTTTTAATTATTATTCCGACTCCGAAGTCCGGATATTTGGTTGCTTTGTACTCGACCCATGTGATGTGGTTCGGCTTGTTGCGCCACCTCACTTAACCAAACATATCCGAGAATAATAAGTTATACCAGATCTACAGCACTTGCTGCTTCATGCCCGGTTGCATCTGACTCTGCTGGTTCACCTTCTAAACAGGTCTCCGCACCTGAGACACATCCTTCTCCTGTTGCTTATTCTTTTTCCTATATTGTGGTGGCTTATTCAGCGAGCTGGAGCTCCTACTGTTCCCGCGCCAGCTTCCACTCTAGCTCCCTTCGGCCTCGAAGATCATCAGGTTCCATCCAACTCACTCTAGTTTCTATGTTAATTGGTTTTGTACTTCTGCATGTTGGGAATAAAAATCGAATAAGATTTTCTACTTGACTTTTTAAGTGATCAACTAGGTTTTTAATCCCTCGCTTACACTATATTGGGCTAGGTTAAGTTGGAGGTCGTACATTTCACCAGACTGTGGGACAGACACGTCCCAAAATCCGTTCTCCCCCCTTCTGGTTATAATAGACCCAGAACCCCTGCATACCTTTTTTCTACCATAAGGCCTCCCTGGCTTCTTATTTAGGTTCTATCTTTTGTAGATTCTGGTCTGGAAAGTACCCTTGCCCTGCCTGATGCTGTAGCAGCTTATACGGATGCGTTGTATCCTTACTTGTAGCCGGCTCTGTTACTCCTGGGATTTTATCAAAATAGATATAGTGGAGGACAGGTTTTAGTACGAGGAGTTCCATACAATAAAAGGATTTCTCTATAATAAGAGTGATCCATGGCCTTGAGCCTAGAGTCATAGAAGAATTCCTTGATGCTTCCCATAGGGATAGGAAAGAGTCAAGTGGCCGGTTAAGCAGCTAGTCCTAATCTAGGCACATACGCCGGTTAGAGCAGTGCCTTTTCAAAGCTTAGCTTCTGAGATTCTCTTACTAATAGAAAACAATCTTTCTTTCGGGAAAGTCTTCTGCGCTCTATTAGGCTGTGGGGCCCAGATCTTCTTGAATAAACTACAGTTTGCCCCTTGGAATGAAGCCTCTTAGGCTGTCTACCTTTGATTCAAGAGTCTCACCTTGGCGATCTACTGAGAAGGTCGTATCCATGGTCTCGACTCGCTCATACCCGGCCCACCTCTCTGAGGGGGACTTCCTTGCTATGCCACCATCCTATTAGCTTAGCTGGTAGTTAATCTATTTACTAGTCTGATGCACACTTGGAAGGCTCTCCTTTATCTTACCAGTCGTGCAGCACAATACACGCGTTTAGGTCATAATTCTTATCTCAGGCTGATAATTGGGTGGGCTTATAATGCCTTTGTTTTATGGACCTCGGGACCTTTAATTTCCAACTTCGGCCTATCATCTTATGTTTttagtttaaaaaaaataaaaggtTCGCGCCCTAGAGTGCATCCACGTCTTAGCCTTAACGGATGAGGCCTGCTATGACAAGGGATAGATAGGCACTACCTCTAACAAGGTAGTCCTATGGCGATATAATGCCTTCTGGATACGACTCAAGAATAAACCATTATCTATCTTCCTAGTCCCTTTGTCTGAGCACAGGTGACTCTCTTAGTGTTAGTACTTGTTCAGTTAAGATGTACATAGTCTTTAGGGTACGGTCATTACGCAGCAATATATCTTCCCCACTGGGCGCGTATGGTAAGATGAGATACATCCTCCGGGCCTAAGTCGATCCTTACTTTCTTCGATCTGGATTCAGAGGCTTCATCTAAGTAGAGTGAAAGATGATCCTGCCCTCCTCTTACTCTTTGTTACAGCTATTTCCTCGTCTGGGAAGCAATccttttgctttttattttaattatatttaatttaacCAAGTTAAATGTTAGCAATATATATTAGTATACATTTTTATGTTTCGATGCAAAGTCGTTTTTTTGGTTGGTTAATTGGTCACTTCCTGAAACGGCTTGGATTGGCATTCTATTAGCTCTAGTTATCCTTTCGGTAAACTACACTCTAGTACTATACTTTGTGCGTATTACACTCGTTCGGTAGCTATTCACACCCCTAAACAAACTCTAACTCAGGGAAGAAGAACAAGTCTTAAAAAACTACATATGCGATAACCCGCTTAACTTCTACCTTCTCCAACTCTGCTTGTTCCCTAGTGGTCGCTACAGCCGAGGATAGCTAGAACTAATGAACTAAGTTAACTCATCAGAATAACCGCCCCTCCTAGCCCGATAGCGCTTTAGGAAAGTCTTATGAAAGATAGAGTCCACTTCTAGGTCTTTGATCTCACCCAATCCTGTATGCTACGCTAGTTTGAAGAGTCTTCTTCCCTTTCTTTAACTTTAAGAACTCATAACTAATAAATTACTAATAATAAGAAGGGATTAGATCAAGAAAAGGAAATGGGACCTTAACTTATTAAGAGGCTAGGCGAGGACCTTCAATCAATCAAAGATAAATCAGTCCTTGATGGATTCCCCTTTTGCGGCATTACCCCGgtaaaattcatttaaaaaaaatatggAATTCTCTGTAAGAGCTGCGGAACTAACAACTCTATTAGAAAGTCGAATTACCAACTTTTACACAAATTTTCAAGTGGATGAGATCGGTCGAGTGGTCTCAGTTGGAGATGGGATTGCACGTGTTTATGGATTGAACGAGATTCAAGCTGGGGAATTGGTTGAATTTGCCAGCGGTGTGAAAGGAATAGCGTTGAATCTTGAGAATGAGAATGTCGGAATTGTTGTCTTTGGTAGTGATACCTCTATCAAAGAAGGAGATCTTGTCAAACGTACTGGATCTATTGTGGATGTTCCTGCGGGAAAGGCTATGCTAGGGCGTGTGGTCGACGCGTTGGGAGTACCTATTGATGGAAGAGGGGCTCTAAGCGATCACGAGCGAAGACGTGTCGAAGTGAAAGCCCCTGGGATTATAGAACGTAAATCAGTGCACGAGCCTATGCAAACTGGGTTAAAAGCGGTAGATAGCCTGGTTCCTATAGGCCGTGGTCAACGAGAACTTATAATCGGGGACCGACAAACTGGAAAAACAGCTATAGCTATCGATACCATattaaaccaaaagcaaatgAACTCAAGGGCCACCTCTGAGAGT from Lathyrus oleraceus cultivar Zhongwan6 chromosome 7, CAAS_Psat_ZW6_1.0, whole genome shotgun sequence encodes the following:
- the LOC127107515 gene encoding cytochrome c oxidase subunit 2, whose amino-acid sequence is MKLEWLFLTIAPCDAAEPWQLGFQDAATPMMQGIIDLHHDIFFFLILILVFVSRILVRALWHFHYKKNPIPQRIVHGTTIEILRTIFPSIIPMFIAIPSFALLYSMDEVVVDPAMTIKAIGHQWYRTYEYSDYNSSDEQSLTFDSYTIPEDDLELGQSRLLEVDNRVVVPAKTHLRIIVTPADVPHSWAVPSLGVKCDAVPGRLNQISISVQREGVYYGQCSEICGTNHAFTPIVVEAVPSKDYGSRVSNQLIPQTGEA
- the LOC127107511 gene encoding uncharacterized protein LOC127107511: MSEFAPICIYLVISLLVSLILLGLPRLFHLFYSFLIIIPLLGVFYYLCMKLGSIDLFNSLLFKIGLSLGSRVLSYALLKLGLAGGLAWVFLFVLRALFSADGGVSIGNGMMPHGAAESTNSDLFTYTSDLVEDSGSSGRSRSTSTVNQPLPGEQAMPPALPVMQEAANQAAPVPYPYPHDEILGGDSVESIQRRLLGGSPSPSAHLIQMARIQAEDLFEVKVDICQVMAGLHPGGDWMGRGARALDNPRTFTGEDSLENLSRLRDGVVSGDATTITTLKQRMLWRRSGGDTESHA